In Arachis hypogaea cultivar Tifrunner chromosome 2, arahy.Tifrunner.gnm2.J5K5, whole genome shotgun sequence, a genomic segment contains:
- the LOC112740414 gene encoding germin-like protein subfamily 1 member 7 — protein sequence MKAIYFLVGLLTLASSFASAYDPSPLQDFLFVNGNIFKDLKVVVAEDFFKHVDPGNVVNKLGSNVTPVSVNELPGLNTLGISLARLDFAPKGLIPPHTHPRATEILTVVEGTNRLFTKVLNKGDVFVFPIGLIHFQLNVGYGNAVAISGLNNQNPGVITVANTVFGSTPPISPEVLTKAFQVDKKVINYLEKQF from the exons ATGAAAGCAATCTACTTCCTTGTTGGTTTGTTGACTTTGGCATCCTCTTTTGCATCAGCCTATGATCCCAGTCCACTGCAAGATTTCT TATTTGTGAATGGAAACATTTTCAAAGACCTTAAAGTTGTAGTAGCTGAAGATTTCTTCAAGCATGTAGATCCTGGGAATGTTGTCAACAAACTTGGCTCAAACGTGACTCCTGTCAGTGTTAACGAACTACCCGGACTTAACACACTCGGCATATCACTTGCTCGCCTAGATTTTGCACCTAAGGGTTTAATCCCTCCTCACACTCACCCTCGAGCCACAGAGATTTTGACTGTTGTTGAAGGCACCAACCGTCTTTTTACTAAAGTGCTCAATAAGGGTGATGTGTTTGTGTTTCCAATTGGTCTCATTCATTTCCAACTGAACGTGGGTTATGGCAACGCTGTTGCTATTTCTGGTCTTAACAATCAGAATCCAGGTGTTATCACAGTTGCAAATACTGTTTTTGGATCCACTCCACCTATTTCTCCTGAAGTTTTGACTAAAGCTTTTCAAGTGGATAAAAAAGTAATTAACTACCTTGAAAAACAGTTCTGA
- the LOC112740371 gene encoding probable UDP-N-acetylglucosamine--peptide N-acetylglucosaminyltransferase SEC, whose protein sequence is MGCLKINLYLHASINYTRWILRYLVHDAAAQGLQPDQIIFTDVAMKNEHIRRSALADLFLDMPLCNAHTTGTDILWASLPMITLPLEKKATRVAGSLCLATGLGEEMIVPRV, encoded by the exons ATGGGCTGTCTGAAGATAAATTTGTATTTGCATGCTTCAATCAACTATACAAGATGGATCCTGAGATATTTAGTACATG ATGCTGCTGCACAAGGGTTACAACCAGACCAAATTATTTTCACAGATGTTGCAATGAAGAATGAACATATCAGGCGAAGTGCTTTAGCAGACTTATTTCTTGACAT GCCTTTATGCAATGCGCACACAACAGGAACAGATATATTATGGGCGAGTTTGCCTATGATCACTCTACCTCTGGAGAAAAAGGCTACTCGAGTTGCCGGATCACTCTGTCTTGCTACTGGACTTGGGGAGGAGATGATCGTTCCCAG AGTATGA
- the LOC112722601 gene encoding delta(3,5)-Delta(2,4)-dienoyl-CoA isomerase, peroxisomal-like — MQDSITALERCRKPVIAGIHGACIGGAIDIVTACDLRYCTEDTFFSVKEVDLALAADLGTLQRLPLIVGYGNAMELALTARRFSRSEAKQLGLISRAFPSKDDLDQAGSCVAGRDFPAALCNRKIIGARYFSACYEATNGKMNDTLEYRSPRDSDGHNTHIASIEIERERDEGRGDDSGSGGERG; from the coding sequence ATGCAAGATTCCATCACGGCGTTGGAGCGGTGTCGGAAGCCAGTGATTGCTGGTATCCATGGCGCTTGCATCGGTGGTGCAATTGACATCGTGACAGCCTGTGACTTAAGGTATTGCACGGAGGACACGTTCTTTTCGGTGAAGGAAGTTGATTTGGCTCTGGCTGCTGATCTCGGCACTCTTCAGAGACTACCATTAATTGTTGGCTACGGTAATGCTATGGAGTTGGCCTTGACAGCTCGCCGGTTTTCCCGTTCTGAGGCTAAGCAGTTGGGCCTCATTTCTCGCGCTTTCCCTTCCAAAGATGACCTCGATCAAGCTGGCAGCTGCGTCGCTGGAAGGGACTTCCCCGCCGCCTTGTGCAACCGAAAGATTATTGGGGCTCGCTACTTCTCTGCCTGCTACGAGGCCACCAACGGCAAGATGAATGACACCCTTGAGTACCGTTCTCCCAGGGACTCCGATGGCCATAACACCCACATCGCTTCCATCgagattgagagagagagagatgaggggaGAGGAGATGATAGTGGTAGTGGTGGAGAGagggggtag